A stretch of DNA from Methanobrevibacter wolinii SH:
ATAGTTTTAGGTATTCTTGCAATATCTTTTATTTTAGGTAGTTCACTTACTATCTTAAGTTCTGTATCTGAAATACAATCATATTCTATTGGCTTTATTCAACAACCAATTGATCAATTTATAGCATTAGCTATTTATGGTATTGTATTTATAATTCTTATTTGGATTATAATTAAATTATTAAAATGGTATTCTATTAATTATATTATTACAAATAAAAGAATTATCTCTAAAACAGGTATCATAAGACAAAATAAATCATATATGTCATTTCACAATATTCAAGATATCCATGTATCTCAATCTATAATTCAAAAATTGTTTGGTGTAGGTACAATAGAGATAATGAGTGCATATGATAATGGTGATGTAAATCTTAAATATATTCATTATCCTAAAGATGTTGAAGAAATCATTTTTAATGGAATGAATAATGCACCTTCTTTTAGTCCTGAAACTCAAAGATTTGGACCTGAAGAAAGATATTATAATGATTCTAGATATAATCAAAAATATGGACCTACTGTATATGATTATGATGATTCTAGATATGGTGAATCTTATAATCCGAATTATAATAGGGGTACTGTTTATAATGAATCTAGACCTAATATTAAAGACTCATATATTAAGGAGAATTATCCAGAATATGAAGATGATTCATTTTATGGTTTAAGTAATGAACCATTAAATACTCCTCGAGATAATGAAATTTACTATAATGATTATCAAGATCCTGATGAGTTTGATGAAACTATTAATCAAGCTGTTAGAAACATTGATGGAAATATTAAATTTAAAGATGATAATATAGTAAATAATCATAGAAAAAATTCTGGAATTAATTATCAAGGACGTAGAATAAATAAACATGGATATGATAATGATTATTCTAGAGATAATTATAATTCTCAAAGATATTCTCAAGAATACCAAGAAAATCAATATCCTTCTTCTCAAATGAATTCAAGATATTCTAGAGAAGAAAATATTAATCCAAGATATTATGAAAATCCTAATCCAAAGTATTCTAGAAATGAAAATAATAATTATGATGATTCTAGAGGTACAAACTTTAATCCAGGGTATTCTAGAGATGAAGATTCTAATGTAAGATATCATGGATATAATCAATCTAATCCTAGATATCATGGATATGATAATAATGATTTTTATCAAGAAAAACATATAAGTGAAGAATATAATCATAATTCAAATAAAAATAGAAACTATGATGAAGATATTAATAAGAATCATCATGAAGAAGATAAACCTAATAAAACTAGGGATAGTGTCTTAGCAAAACACGATCGTAAATTTAAATTTTAATTTTTTCTATTTTTTAATATTTTTTTATAAAATATAAAAAGGGTAAAATAATGACTTTTGATTTTGATGTAGCAATTATTGGTGGAGGTCCTGTTGGTTCAACTTTAGCTTATAATTTAGTAAAAGAAAATGTATCTGTATGTATTGTTGAAAAAAAGAGAATTATAGGTTATCCTTTACAATGTGCAGGTATTTTAAGTAGGGATATTTTAGATATTAATGATTTACCTTCAGATTTAATATTAAATAAAGTTAAAGGTTCTTATCTCCATTCTCCAAATAAGCTATTAAAAGTTGAAAAAGAAGATTCTGTTGCATTTATTATTGATAGAGTTGGATATGACCAATTTTTAGCTAAACGTGCTAAAGATAATGGAGTTAAATTCTTTATTCAACATAAAGTTAAGGATATTGATATTGATAAAGGATTAATAAAAACTAATAATGGAACCATCACTTCTAAAATTATTGTAGGTGCAGATGGTTGTAATTCTTTAGTTTCTAAAAAATTAAAAAATGAATCTAAATGTTATAATGCAGATCAATATTTAGTTAGAATAAATCAAAAGTTTAATCCTGATTATGTTGATGTTTTTATAAATGAAGATGTTTTACCTGGATTTTTATGGTTTATTCCTGTTTCTGATAATCTTTATAGAATTGGTTTGTTTTCTAATGATGATTATAAAGTTCAAAATAGTATTATAGAAGATTTTCTAGAATCTAAGGGAGCTTTTAAAAATTCTAATTTAAATATTTCCCAATATGAGATTTTAGAAAAATATCATGGTTATATTCCAATTTATGATAAGAATAAAACTATTGTAAATAAAAGAGTAATATTAATTGGTGATGCAGCAAGCCAAGTTAAACCTACTACTGGTGGAGGCTTAATATTATCTTTTAATACAGTTAATATTTTATCTAAAATTATTGTTGAATCATTAATTAAAGATGATTTAGCTATTTTAAATAGATATATTGATAGTTTTAATGATTCTTTTGGTGATGAATTAAAAAATGAAATGAAAGTACATAAAACTTTAAATTCATTATCTAATAATGATTTAGATTATTTATTTGATAAAGTTAAATTAAATAATGGTGAGGAATTTATTTCAAAATATGGTGATATGGATAAACAGATTATACTTATTAAAGAATTTTTAAAAACAGGATTATTATTTAAAATACTTCCAACTTTACTTAAAACTAAGATTTCAAATATTTGGAATTAATATTTTTATAATAAGCATTTATAAATTTTAAAGTTGTTTTTAAATTCTTTTTTAGTTTATGAGTTTATGATTTTTTTAGACTTTTTCTATTTTATGAGTCGTTGTTAAATTTTTTTGCTTATAAATTTTATATGTATCATATTTTTTTAGAGTGATAATTATGGAACTTCTTTTAATTCAATCTCAAGAACATGAAACTTTACCTATGGCAGAACTTAAAGCAGTTATTGAAGCTGAAGAGTTTGATTGTTCTATTGAGAAATTAAGACCAGGACTTGTTATATTAAGTTCTATTAGAAATGATGATTTTGATTATATGTATAAACGTCTTGTTGAACGTTTAGCTTTAACTCATCAAATTAATAATGTTTTATTAAAATCTGATTTAAATAGTTTAGATGAAGATATTGCATCTATAAATTGGGATGATATTATAAATGAAACATTTGCAGTTCGTACTAAAACTTTTAATAGTGATGTAAATGTTGAAGCATGTGAAAGACATATTGGAAGTATTATTTTAAATAATTCAAATAATATTAAAGTTAATCTCTCAAATCCAGGTACTAAAGTACGTCTAATTATTTATAAAAATGATGTTTATATTTGTAAAGAAGATTATGTTTTAAATAAAAAATATTTCCAAAATTTTAAACCTCATAAAAGACCATTTTTCCATCCTGGATGTATGTCTCCAAAACTTGCAAGATGTATGGTAAATCTTTCAAGAATTAAAAAAGGAGAATTATTACTTGATCCATTTTGTGGAACTGGTGGAAGTTTGATGGAAGGTGGATTAATTGGTGCACGTGTTGTAGGTACTGATGTTGATTGGAATATGAAAAATGGTGCAGCTATTAACTGTGAATATTTAGGAATTAAAGATTATAAAACATTTAAAGTAGATATTAATGAGTTAAATATGTATGAATTATGTGATGCAGTTGTAACTGACCCTCCTTATGGTATTTCTACAACTACTGGTGGTCGTGATGATTTAATTTTTAGAGATTTTTTAGTTGCAATTAAGAGAAATATGAAAAAAGATGCACTTTTAGTTATGGCTAGTCCACATTTCGTTGATATTGATAAGTATTTAAATGAGGTAGGGTTTAAATTATTAGAAAGATATGAAATTAAAGTACATAGAAGTTTAACTCGTATCATTTCTGTAATAGCTCAAGATAATTAAATCATTTATTTTTTATTTTAATTTTTAGAATTTTAAATTCTATAATTTTTGAGTAAATTTTCTTTAATTTTAAAGTGTTTTTGAGATTATAATTTTTTTAAATTTAATTTTAAAGTTTTTTGGTTTGAAGTGGTATTAATTTTCTTTAATTTTAAAGTGTTTTTGAGATTATAATTTTTTTAAATTTAATTTTAAAGTATAAATTTTTATAAAAAATATAATAAGCAAACTTTAATTTTATTATAATAAATATTAAAAGTTTATATTAACTTAGTTTTAAGATTTTAAATTAA
This window harbors:
- a CDS encoding PH domain-containing protein, with amino-acid sequence MIFDDDENLANEEVLYEGKPSFIFSCKSIVLGILAISFILGSSLTILSSVSEIQSYSIGFIQQPIDQFIALAIYGIVFIILIWIIIKLLKWYSINYIITNKRIISKTGIIRQNKSYMSFHNIQDIHVSQSIIQKLFGVGTIEIMSAYDNGDVNLKYIHYPKDVEEIIFNGMNNAPSFSPETQRFGPEERYYNDSRYNQKYGPTVYDYDDSRYGESYNPNYNRGTVYNESRPNIKDSYIKENYPEYEDDSFYGLSNEPLNTPRDNEIYYNDYQDPDEFDETINQAVRNIDGNIKFKDDNIVNNHRKNSGINYQGRRINKHGYDNDYSRDNYNSQRYSQEYQENQYPSSQMNSRYSREENINPRYYENPNPKYSRNENNNYDDSRGTNFNPGYSRDEDSNVRYHGYNQSNPRYHGYDNNDFYQEKHISEEYNHNSNKNRNYDEDINKNHHEEDKPNKTRDSVLAKHDRKFKF
- a CDS encoding geranylgeranyl reductase family protein, whose protein sequence is MTFDFDVAIIGGGPVGSTLAYNLVKENVSVCIVEKKRIIGYPLQCAGILSRDILDINDLPSDLILNKVKGSYLHSPNKLLKVEKEDSVAFIIDRVGYDQFLAKRAKDNGVKFFIQHKVKDIDIDKGLIKTNNGTITSKIIVGADGCNSLVSKKLKNESKCYNADQYLVRINQKFNPDYVDVFINEDVLPGFLWFIPVSDNLYRIGLFSNDDYKVQNSIIEDFLESKGAFKNSNLNISQYEILEKYHGYIPIYDKNKTIVNKRVILIGDAASQVKPTTGGGLILSFNTVNILSKIIVESLIKDDLAILNRYIDSFNDSFGDELKNEMKVHKTLNSLSNNDLDYLFDKVKLNNGEEFISKYGDMDKQIILIKEFLKTGLLFKILPTLLKTKISNIWN
- a CDS encoding TIGR01177 family methyltransferase; this translates as MELLLIQSQEHETLPMAELKAVIEAEEFDCSIEKLRPGLVILSSIRNDDFDYMYKRLVERLALTHQINNVLLKSDLNSLDEDIASINWDDIINETFAVRTKTFNSDVNVEACERHIGSIILNNSNNIKVNLSNPGTKVRLIIYKNDVYICKEDYVLNKKYFQNFKPHKRPFFHPGCMSPKLARCMVNLSRIKKGELLLDPFCGTGGSLMEGGLIGARVVGTDVDWNMKNGAAINCEYLGIKDYKTFKVDINELNMYELCDAVVTDPPYGISTTTGGRDDLIFRDFLVAIKRNMKKDALLVMASPHFVDIDKYLNEVGFKLLERYEIKVHRSLTRIISVIAQDN